The genomic window GTTCTGTGCGCCCAGACCGCCATGCGTGAACTCAAACGTCGTGCGCGTGTAGTAGTCCAGCCCGCGTACCAGTCTCGGATTCACTTCATACTTCACGCCGCAGGCATCGAGTGCCGCGCAGACCGCCGCAAAGTGCGCCCTGGAATCTTCATCCAGGTAATCTGCAATCTTCGGCAGCGATTCGATGATCGGCTGGTCCTCCGGGACCTTGCAGTCGAGTACGCGCAGTGGGTTTGTTTCCGCGCGTCGCTGGCAGTCCACACACATCTGCAGGGCCTTGTCCTGGAGTGCCTCGCGCAATGCCGCCACATACCGGGGGCGGTCGCTTGACGAACCTACCGAATTGAGCACCAGCTTCCATCCGTGAATGCCAAGTTCATCGAGCAACGTGGCCAGCATCTCCAGCACTTCGGCATCGCGCAAGGGTGATTCAGACCCCGCACTGGGAGGTCCGATCACTTCAGCGCCAATCTGGTAGAACTGCCGATAGCGACCCTTCTGTGGGCGCTCTCTGCGAAACTGCGGCCCAATATAGTAGAGCTTTTGCAGCAGTCCTGTCTCGCCAAGCTTGTGCTCGATATATGCGCGGACCACGCCGGCTGTATTTTCAGGCCGCAACGTCAGAGACTGCGACTTTTCCGACTGTGCCCGCGCACGGTCTTCCCACGTGTACATCTCCTTGGAGACGATGTCAGTTTCTTCTCCGACGCCCCGCGTAAAGAGCTGCGTCTCCTCAAAAATGGGCGTGCGGATCTCCCAGAAGTTATAGCGGGCAAAGACGCGCCGCGCCGTTTCTTCAACGAAGTTCCACAGTCCAGTTTCCGGCGGCAGAAGGTCCCGTGTGCCGCGAACGGCTTTCAATGTACTCATTTGCTGTGAATTGGCCTAATCCTTAGATTAACAGGGGAATGGGCCTCATGCAGCAAGAGGGATTGACTTCCCGTTCTAGCTGGTTGCAGAGGACCTGCTCGGTCAAAATTCTTCCGAGTGGGTAGAATCCACGCTCTTGTCTCTGATTCTGGAACTGCCAAAGACCCGGAAATCCGAGACCTCTTTTAAGCGGAAGATGGGGCCATGGCTGTCTTTCGGGACCTTGATGCGGAAGAAGTCTGCTTCATGAACATCTTCAAGCACAAAGGCAGGACGGAGGTCCGGAGCGGCCGAGGCAATTTCCACATCCGTCAACTCGACATTCTTTACGTGGCGCAAATAAAAGCCGTGAGCGGGCAGGGGTCCAAACATGTGCGGGTCAGGATAGGCGTCCTCTTTTTCCGGCACCTGAAGGTTCGCTGCTTGCGCGTCCCCGCCGCCCTGGTGATGCAGGTAAAGATTGTTAAACCGGATCTCTTCGACCGGATGGCCGGGAATCCCGCTAATCAGCACAGCCTGGTGTGAGGCAGAATTGTAACTGACAATGTTACTGAACAGGATACGGCGCGCATCACCCACCGGCACACCCTGTGGTCCTCTCATCCGGCTGCCCAGACGCACAAAGATGGGCGTATTCATGATGTCGCGCATGGTGATGTTGGTAATTGCAATATCTTCAAGCAGGGCCCCATCCACGCTCTCAAGCGCAAATCCGCCGCACCCTTCAAAGACACAATTCGAGATGGTGATGTTTTTGAAGCCGCCGTTTGATTCTGTGCCGCACTTGATCCGCCCGGTACGAGGGACTCGCTGACCGGGGGGAAATTTCTTGAAGGTCCCGTCCAGCAAAGTGCCGAGCTCATATGTACCAGTGACATAACAATTCGTAATCGTCAGGTTTTCTGTGGCGCGTGCGTAGCCGAGTGCAAAAGAGCTTTTCGGGCAAATACCATCGTCCCAAGGCGAATTGACGCTGCAATTTGAGACACGGACGTTCTTGCAGCAATCAATGTCCATCCCGTCGCGGTTCGTGTCGATCTTCAGATTGTCAATCGTAAAATTGTCTACGCCAGTCGCAAGGATGCCAAAATGGCCGCCTTTCAGAATTGAAAAGTCACGCAGAATGACATTGCGACAGTTCTTTAGGGCGATCGCTTTATTGCCTACGCGCGGGTTTTCCGCCAGTGGCTGCTCATTCGCCCATCCGCGGCTGAGGCCTTTTCCATAAATCAGGCCTGGGCCGCAAATGGTCACATCGTGTAGGTCCTCACCCCAGATCAGGCTGTTGTGCCAGTGATTATGTCCGTAATCCTGATAGCTTTCCCATGGCGCATTGGATTCTGCAGGATCATAGCCCTCATTTCCCGTCGCAGGCGTTTCCGCAGCAAGAATCGTGGCGCCCTGTGACAGGTACAAAGCAACATTGCTCTTCAGGCGAATGGAAAAAGAATGATATGTGCCGGCAGGAAACAGAACCGTGCCGCCTCCCGCATTGGCCGCCGCTTCGATGGCTTTGTTGATGGCCGAGGAGTCGATCGACTTGCCGTCGCCAGTTGCGCCAAAGGCGCGCACATCGTAAATGCTTCCATGCGCTGGTGGAGCAGAGACTGTTGTCTGCGCTCCAATGCCCAGAGGGGCAAAGGCGCCGGCGGCTCCGACGGTTGCATATTTCAGAAAATCACGGCGGGGTTTCTGCATCGGGTACGTTCTCCTTGTGGTCAGACCTCGTAGAAACAATACAGCATCACCCATCGATTTGTCTGTTGGAGTTGTATACAAAGATGTATACTTAGCGCCAGTACGGTTCACGAGGGAATTCCATGCTCAGGAAATTGTGCATCTTTGCTGCGGGCTTGTACTTTACGTCATGCTTGCATGGACAGGTTACAGTTGCTGATTACGAGCGCGCCAACCATCTGCGCGACAAATATAAGGGGCTTGCGCTGAATCTTCCTGAGGAGCCGCACTGGATCGAGAAGACAGACAGCTTCTGGTACCGCAAAACCGTTGAGGGTGGACACGCCTTTGTCCTGGTGGATGCCAGTTCGCTGGCCAAACGACCGGCATTTGATCATGAAAAGCTGGCAGCGGCCCTCTCTTCGGCGAGCGGAGAAAAGTACTCAGCGGTTACGTTGCCGTTCTCGCGGTTTGAGTATGCCGAGAACCAGAGCGTCATCCGGTTCAGAATAGACCGCCAGCGTTGGCGTTGTGATGTGGTGAAGTATACGTGCGATAAGGCTGGACCGCCGGAACCGGAGGATGACGATGGCGGCTATGATGATACTCCTAAAGCCGTAAACAGCGAGACTGAAACTGTTCCATCACCCGATGGCAAGCTCGAAGCTTTTATCGAAAATTACAATGTCTATGTACGCCCGAAAGGCAAGTCGGAGAAAACCGCGCTGAGCTGGGACGGCTCTGAGGACAATTACTACGCACTCAGTACAGTGGTTTGGTCGCCGGACTCGCGGCATCTGGTGGCTTACCGTGTCCGTCCTGGATACAAGCGCGAGGTGCACTATATCGAATCATCACCCTCAGACCAGCTTCAGCCGAAGTATTCTTCCATGGTCTACCCTAAGGCCGGAGATGTGCTCGCTCTGCCCCAGCCGGTGCTCTTTGATGTGCAGCGGAAAGATGCGATTTCCATCGACAACGCGCTCTTTCCTAATCCTTACGAGTTGTCTCCGGCAGAATGGTGGAAGGACGGCCGCGGCTTTACTTTTGAGTATAACCAGCGCGGACATCAGGTATATCGCGTGATTGAAGTCAATGCTGCGACTGGCGCAGCGCGAACGCTGATTGAGGAAACCAGCAAGACGTTCATTGATTACCGGCCCCTGGTTCCCGACCAGTTTGACACGGGTAAGCGGGTCCGCATCGATATTCACGATGGAAAGGAAGTGCTCTGGGCATCGGAACGCGATGGATGGGAGCACCTTTACCTGTATGACGGGGTGACCGGCAAGGTAAAGAACCAGATTACAAGAGGAGACTGGGTTGTTCGCGCGATTGATGATGTAGACCCGGAAAAGCGCATGATCTGGTTTGAAGCCAGTGGCATGGAACCGGGCAAAGACCCTTATTATATGCACCCATACCGTATCAACTTTGATGGGACTGGCCTGACACCACTTTCAAAAGAAGACGCAGATCATCGCGTGGTCTTTTCACCGGACGGAAAATATTACGTCGTCACTTGGTCGCGGATTGATCTGGCTCCTGTGATGGAATTGCGGCGCACGGAAGACAATAAGACCCTGATGACGGTCGAGCAGGGCGATATTCATAAGCTGCTCGATGCCGGTTGGCACCCGCCGGAAGTCTTTACGGCAAAGGGGCGCGACGGCAAAACAGATATCTGGGGCGTGATTTACCGGCCTGCGAATTTTGATCCGCACAAGAAATATCCTGTGGTCGAGTCCATCTATGCCGGACCGCAAGGTTCCTTTGTGCCGAAATCATTCGGGCTATGGGCGCAGCCGTTAACGGAGCTTGGCTTCGTCGTCGTTCAGATTGACGGAATGGGAACGAACAACCGCTCAAAGGCATTTCACGATGTGGCGTGGCAGAATCTGAAGGATGCTGGCTTCGAGGACCGTATCCTGTGGCACAAAGCAGTGGCGGCCAGATACCCATGGTATGATATTTCGCGTGTGGGTATCTTCGGCACCTCCGCAGGCGGACAGAGTGCCCTGGGCGCGCTTCTTTTTCATCCTGAGTTTTACAAGGTAGCTGTCGCCAACAGTGGATGCTACGACAACCGCATGGACAAAATCTGGTGGAACGAGCAATGGATGGGCTGGCCGGTCGGACCGCAATATGCTGCATCATCGGATGTAGACAACGCTTGGCGGCTGAAGGGGAAACTCTTGCTAATTGTAGGGGAAATGGACAAGAACGTGGATCCCTCGTCTACATTCCAGGTGGTCAATGCGCTCATCAAAGCGAAGAAGACCTTCAGTCTGCTTGACGTTCCGGGAGGGGGCCACGGCGCAGGCGGCGAATACGGCCAGCGCGCGTTGGAAGACTTTTTTGTTCATAACTTGCTCGGACAGGAGCCTCCCGACTGGAATGCGATGGATGGTCATTAGTCTGGGCAGGCCAGACTTGGGCCTTAAAGATCTTGCGCCGTGCCGGTTCGCCAGCTTTGGTAGGCCATATCCAGCACACGTTGGTTATGGAGGCCGTCTTCTCCCGGCGCCAGATACTTGCCACGTCCTTCAATCGCGGCGGAAAAACTATCGATCATGCGGCTGTAGGCATCGGCGTTGGAGACACGCTGGTGGGCCGCAACTTTTCCGTTTCGATAAAGGACCACATCCACTGGATGGTCCACAGTCATGGCGTTTTCACAAACAATCACACCGGATTGGCCGGAAACTTCAATCAGGCTGCGATAAGCAGCCCGTGTGGTAACGGAAACCGATCCAATCGCCCCGTTCCCGAAGGAAACGGCCAAGACCGCGTGTGATTCAACCTCACCTGACCGGGCGTCTCTCCGTGCCAGCGTGCTCACGCGGGTGATATCGGTAGCCAGTAGAAACCGCAGGGCATCGAGGCAATGGATGGCAACGTCACCGATCGGGCCGCCTAGAGCCAGTTTCGGGTCATAAATCCAGGTCCGTGGGCTTCGCTCTGCTTCATAGCAGAATTGCGAATGTAACAGCGCGGGGGCGCCGATGCGTCCTTCAGCAATCCATTCACGGATAAGCTGAACACTGGCGTTGTAGCGCATGTTCTGCGCAACTCCAAAGACTACGCCTGCCGCCCGTGTGGCAAAGAGCATTTGCTCGGCTTCCGCAGCATTCATGGCCAGAGGTTTTTCGCAAAGAATATGTTTGCCATGCTGCGCAGCCAGCAGAACATGTGGCAAATGCAGTGCGTCCGGCGATGCGATAAAAACTGCATCGATCTCCGGCGAGGCGCAGAGGTCTTCCGGAGTACTGAAAACATGAGGAATGTGAAATTCGCGCGCGTTGGCGCTGGCCTTTGCCAAGTCACGCCGCCAGATTCCGGTGAGGTGCCTTCCTGCAAAAGCGGGAACCAGCCTTTTGACGGCGTGGTGTCCAAAGCCGAGGATCCCATAGCGGACCATAAGCGTCCTTAGTTTTCTTGCTGGCTACAACCCTTTCATGGCCAGGCTTCCGCGGCCTTCAGGAAGCAAATCCGAGGGCTGCGAGTCAATGGCTGCTGACCGAATCCGGGCGTCTACTGCGCACCATTTTTGAAGATTTCTTCGGCGAAGAAATTCTCCACCCTGGCCTGGTCGCGCAACATCTCCAGATACGCATTCCGCAACAACTGGGAACGGGCATCACGCAACTGGCTGCGGATACTCTGTTGCACCCGGGGATCATTCAGCTCTCGCTGGCCTGCTGCTTCTTTGTCCAGCAATTTGTAGATGGCATAGCCGACCACTTTATGTTGGGCGTCATACACGGGCAATACTTCAGTAATTTGCCCAGGTTTGATTTTTGCAATCGCAGCATATACTTCCGGGCTGCTGTGGAGTTGAGATTCAGAGACAAAACCCATGTCCCCGCCGTTGGATGCCGTATCCGGGCGTTCCGAGAAGTTCTGCGCTAGAAGCCCGAAGTCCTCGCCGCTTTCCAGGCGGTTGTGCAGCATCTCAATTTTTTTCCTGGCCTCAGCATCATTTGTGGCTTTGCTGTTTTGCAGGTTGGCCGTCTGCTGCTGTTGTGGAAGAGGTTGAGAGGTGACGATAATCTGCGCCAGATGGTACATCGGCTCAATCAGATTGAACTCTGACTTGTGCGCATTGTAGTAACTGGAGATATCAGCGTCTGTTATGTTGATTTTGGAATTGATTTCCTTGTTCAGAAGTTTGTCTTCGGTCTTCGAGCGGCGGATCTGGCGTTTCAGGTCCTCCAGCGTCAGGTGCTTTTCTGCCAGCCGGCGATTGAATTCTTCCTGGGTAAAGGGAGCTTTCAGCTCATTTAACTGATTGTCCACCTCTTCGTCGGTCGCCGTTAGGTTCAGCTTGGCCGCGCGCTGCATCAGGATTTCCTCGTCAATCAACTGACGGATAATGTTCAGGCGGACAATGTCAGCCTGTTCTTTTGACGGCTGCTGTTGGGAGTCGCCAAGGTTGTTCTGGTAGAGCTGTTCCACCTCAGCGCGCATGATGGGTTTGCCGTTCACAGTGGCAACCACGTCCGGTCCATGCGCGCGATGGCATCCCCATGCTGCGGCAATGGCCAGGGAAGCGATGCCGACCGCTGCCATCTGGTGCAGGCGAGGAATCAAAGCCGAGGACTTATGAGGAATGATCAATGCACGTAGCAACGCTTATCTCCCTGGGACAGTTCCGATGTAACCCACAAATTCTGAATGTATCATTCATTTCCCCTGGCCCTTATCGGCGGCGGGTACTTCTGGTTTTCCGGCCGGTGGCGGGGTCACTCCCTCCGCGGCCAGTGCCCGGTCAATCGCCATCCAGAGCTGCTCTTCGGGTAATGCACCGGAGAGCCGTTCACCGTTGATGAAGAGCGTGGGTGTGCCATCCACGCCCAGCGCGTCGCCTTCCTTCATGGAAGCGCGCACAACGGAATCATCTTGTTTGGCAAGGCACGCATCGAGTTTACCCGAATCCAGTTTGCTGCGCTGGCCTTCGTCCCGTGCCAGCTTGTCCAGTGTGGCAGCAGACTTGGCGGGATCGCGCTGGGGCCCGCTGATGTCTTCCCCATGGGTATGCAGATAATCCACATAGCTCCAGTACGCCGTGGGACT from Pseudacidobacterium ailaaui includes these protein-coding regions:
- the hisS gene encoding histidine--tRNA ligase; the encoded protein is MSTLKAVRGTRDLLPPETGLWNFVEETARRVFARYNFWEIRTPIFEETQLFTRGVGEETDIVSKEMYTWEDRARAQSEKSQSLTLRPENTAGVVRAYIEHKLGETGLLQKLYYIGPQFRRERPQKGRYRQFYQIGAEVIGPPSAGSESPLRDAEVLEMLATLLDELGIHGWKLVLNSVGSSSDRPRYVAALREALQDKALQMCVDCQRRAETNPLRVLDCKVPEDQPIIESLPKIADYLDEDSRAHFAAVCAALDACGVKYEVNPRLVRGLDYYTRTTFEFTHGGLGAQNALLGGGRYDGLSEVIGGPKAPGIGFAMGEDRLVLTLQAQAAQHGKLADAYVAPVGEAQNAAALDLARELRRAGLQVELGDGSFRVKKSFEIGNKLARKIVLLGEDEVKSGILTVKDFAKGEQVKVARAELVTVLRQG
- a CDS encoding rhamnogalacturonidase, which translates into the protein MQKPRRDFLKYATVGAAGAFAPLGIGAQTTVSAPPAHGSIYDVRAFGATGDGKSIDSSAINKAIEAAANAGGGTVLFPAGTYHSFSIRLKSNVALYLSQGATILAAETPATGNEGYDPAESNAPWESYQDYGHNHWHNSLIWGEDLHDVTICGPGLIYGKGLSRGWANEQPLAENPRVGNKAIALKNCRNVILRDFSILKGGHFGILATGVDNFTIDNLKIDTNRDGMDIDCCKNVRVSNCSVNSPWDDGICPKSSFALGYARATENLTITNCYVTGTYELGTLLDGTFKKFPPGQRVPRTGRIKCGTESNGGFKNITISNCVFEGCGGFALESVDGALLEDIAITNITMRDIMNTPIFVRLGSRMRGPQGVPVGDARRILFSNIVSYNSASHQAVLISGIPGHPVEEIRFNNLYLHHQGGGDAQAANLQVPEKEDAYPDPHMFGPLPAHGFYLRHVKNVELTDVEIASAAPDLRPAFVLEDVHEADFFRIKVPKDSHGPIFRLKEVSDFRVFGSSRIRDKSVDSTHSEEF
- a CDS encoding DPP IV N-terminal domain-containing protein encodes the protein MLRKLCIFAAGLYFTSCLHGQVTVADYERANHLRDKYKGLALNLPEEPHWIEKTDSFWYRKTVEGGHAFVLVDASSLAKRPAFDHEKLAAALSSASGEKYSAVTLPFSRFEYAENQSVIRFRIDRQRWRCDVVKYTCDKAGPPEPEDDDGGYDDTPKAVNSETETVPSPDGKLEAFIENYNVYVRPKGKSEKTALSWDGSEDNYYALSTVVWSPDSRHLVAYRVRPGYKREVHYIESSPSDQLQPKYSSMVYPKAGDVLALPQPVLFDVQRKDAISIDNALFPNPYELSPAEWWKDGRGFTFEYNQRGHQVYRVIEVNAATGAARTLIEETSKTFIDYRPLVPDQFDTGKRVRIDIHDGKEVLWASERDGWEHLYLYDGVTGKVKNQITRGDWVVRAIDDVDPEKRMIWFEASGMEPGKDPYYMHPYRINFDGTGLTPLSKEDADHRVVFSPDGKYYVVTWSRIDLAPVMELRRTEDNKTLMTVEQGDIHKLLDAGWHPPEVFTAKGRDGKTDIWGVIYRPANFDPHKKYPVVESIYAGPQGSFVPKSFGLWAQPLTELGFVVVQIDGMGTNNRSKAFHDVAWQNLKDAGFEDRILWHKAVAARYPWYDISRVGIFGTSAGGQSALGALLFHPEFYKVAVANSGCYDNRMDKIWWNEQWMGWPVGPQYAASSDVDNAWRLKGKLLLIVGEMDKNVDPSSTFQVVNALIKAKKTFSLLDVPGGGHGAGGEYGQRALEDFFVHNLLGQEPPDWNAMDGH
- a CDS encoding Gfo/Idh/MocA family protein, which encodes MVRYGILGFGHHAVKRLVPAFAGRHLTGIWRRDLAKASANAREFHIPHVFSTPEDLCASPEIDAVFIASPDALHLPHVLLAAQHGKHILCEKPLAMNAAEAEQMLFATRAAGVVFGVAQNMRYNASVQLIREWIAEGRIGAPALLHSQFCYEAERSPRTWIYDPKLALGGPIGDVAIHCLDALRFLLATDITRVSTLARRDARSGEVESHAVLAVSFGNGAIGSVSVTTRAAYRSLIEVSGQSGVIVCENAMTVDHPVDVVLYRNGKVAAHQRVSNADAYSRMIDSFSAAIEGRGKYLAPGEDGLHNQRVLDMAYQSWRTGTAQDL
- a CDS encoding SurA N-terminal domain-containing protein, whose protein sequence is MLRALIIPHKSSALIPRLHQMAAVGIASLAIAAAWGCHRAHGPDVVATVNGKPIMRAEVEQLYQNNLGDSQQQPSKEQADIVRLNIIRQLIDEEILMQRAAKLNLTATDEEVDNQLNELKAPFTQEEFNRRLAEKHLTLEDLKRQIRRSKTEDKLLNKEINSKINITDADISSYYNAHKSEFNLIEPMYHLAQIIVTSQPLPQQQQTANLQNSKATNDAEARKKIEMLHNRLESGEDFGLLAQNFSERPDTASNGGDMGFVSESQLHSSPEVYAAIAKIKPGQITEVLPVYDAQHKVVGYAIYKLLDKEAAGQRELNDPRVQQSIRSQLRDARSQLLRNAYLEMLRDQARVENFFAEEIFKNGAQ